From the Candidatus Saccharibacteria bacterium genome, the window AGAATCGTCCATCGCTTCTGGTAAATAGCCATCAATTACATCAAGCTCGGCCTGCTCTTCTTTAACTAGATCATCTCGGTTGGCATTCTGGTATTGTTCGATTGAGTCGCGGTGTTTTTTGGCCTCTTTTTGCAACACCTGGATCATCTCTTGTGGGCTTAGGTCGTGACCGACCTCTATCTGGTAGTTTTTGAGGGCAGTTTTAAGCAAACGAAGCGTGGTTAGCCTAACCTGGTCACGCTCTTTGAGCGCTTCGGCCAGATCTGATTCTAGTTGCTGCAGATTGTTCAAATTTATCTCCTATGGACTTACTTTTGACTTCTTGCGAAATTCGAAATCCTATCAATTTGAGCCATATGGTCATTTTCTTGTAACGAGGCATAGCCGTAGCTATGCTGAGGAGCAAAAAATGCGCAGATGGCCAAAGTGTTAGATTTTAGACGTGAGAATGTCGAGAGTAAGTTCATTGTTAACGAATACCGAGTAGTTCGCGAGTTTTAGCCTCTTTACGGGCTCGTTTGCGGATGGCAATCTCGCGCTGTTCTTTTTTGCTCAGCGGTTTTTCGAAGTATTTTTTGCGACGGGCTTCGGTAAGAACACCAGATTGAGCGACTTTTTTATTAAATCGCCGAATTAGGCTTTCTACAGATTCGTCATCTTTACGGCTTACTTGAAGCAAATCAAATCACCTCCTAAGGTGTGGTTATCTTATTGATTGGTGTAATTATATCTGAATTTAGCTAAAAACACAAGCTATTTAGCTTATGGCTATATTGACTTACGAGAGCTTTTGTGGTAACATGTGCAAATCGTTTCGGGTTTCCGTCTCGATCTGCCATGGCAGCAACGACCCATGGACGAACCTGGAGTTTTCAATATGCCCGATTACAAAGTGTGGATCCCGGCGGACCTCCTCTCCGTAATCCAGAAGGAGGAACTGAAAGCGGCAGTCCGCTACATCACCGCCGCCGAGATGACCTGCAAGAAGCCTGATGGCGAGGTGATGATCATCGAGCCAGAGATGGTCGACGTGACCATCGTCGAGGTACCCCAAGAGAACCTCGACTGGGGAGACACAGGCGCACTTCTTGAGGTGGGCGCCTTCGACTTCGAAGATCGCATGCGCAACATCGATGAGCGCATGAAGGCCATCGCCATCGAGACCAGGCGAGTCCTGCCCATCGGCGACAAGCATGTCTCGTGGACCTTCGACCCTCAGCCTCTCAACTGCTGGGGATCCACGAAGGTCGCCTGAAGCCGATCACTTCCTCGGGCATATTCACCAGCTCCGGACCACCGGAGCTGGCATGCCCTTAGCTCTCAACGGATTGAGATTTAAGGTTGTGAAGCAATTTAATACTTGACTATAAGATGCAATTATGGTAGCCTTTGGCTAGGTCGTAATTCACGTCCGCACCAAACAACAAGGAGGTAGGCTGGTGACCGGATCACAGGCCTATGTCATCATCGCTCTGGCCATCGTCGGCCTCGTCGTGTTCATCGTGTTCGAGGTGTACGCGGGTCGAGTCCGGCGCCCAAGGATCGCCTTCGAGATCCAAGAGGCCATCGAGCAGCTCAACGCCGCGACCAGGCACCA encodes:
- a CDS encoding GatB/YqeY domain-containing protein: MNNLQQLESDLAEALKERDQVRLTTLRLLKTALKNYQIEVGHDLSPQEMIQVLQKEAKKHRDSIEQYQNANRDDLVKEEQAELDVIDGYLPEAMDDSELEKIVDEVIAQQGATDKAQMGAVIGAVMAKTGGAADGKRVSGLVAKKLN
- the rpsU gene encoding 30S ribosomal protein S21, with the translated sequence MLQVSRKDDESVESLIRRFNKKVAQSGVLTEARRKKYFEKPLSKKEQREIAIRKRARKEAKTRELLGIR